The following are from one region of the Rosistilla carotiformis genome:
- a CDS encoding prenyltransferase/squalene oxidase repeat-containing protein — MDRKALGQQHFTEPMMQLSESLKGTIQDQDWQEFNPEPIVHYYESMIADSLPALIEQTMNDDDIAELEPDQVQCFGILLLRDMFRRFHKRLRPDVADAGWVDPMFQAIAAKHDLPSEALVDDGKPYDVKDPNAPWAGSLGALMGLPGSALVRAQGKALQAVQKQTAAAKPEPKAAAPLMPAAAVMDDPEEVEYRRGGFFSSAPPWMVSSLVHGLVLLMLALVTLDPVQIAKNVLTVTPTNEEGQEMEEFSLEQIEPDSLEQEMLEEPVVTPPTTVQAVEAIEVESPDAVLMVGTEMPDMIDAIAPMESLTQSLTQAMNATTEFSARSTDMKKELLKKYGGSEATEAAVTKALEWFQRHQLPNGAWNLHHNIACGNKCGNPGDEKAKDSFNGATALAILPFLGAGQTHRQGKYKSVVQRGLMFLAGNMKVKNQGGLITGDCRDGAGNMYSHGLCAIVLCEAYAMTKDPALAKPAQAALNFIAMSQHKTGGGWRYAPGQEGDTSVVGWMVMALKSGHMGHLVIPPNTVRGASLFLDRVSADDGVYYGYTSPAKKPSTTAVGLLCRMYLGWDKENPSLKKGVDYLAKIGLNKNDAYHNYYSAQVLRQFGGPQWEAYNKDMSKWIVDTQESTGHAAGSWHFNSGHTGGRGGRLAITSLCTMTLEVYYRHLPLYADKAAEDDFPL; from the coding sequence ATGGACCGCAAAGCGCTCGGGCAACAGCATTTTACCGAACCGATGATGCAATTGTCAGAGTCGCTCAAGGGGACGATTCAAGACCAGGACTGGCAGGAATTCAACCCTGAACCGATCGTCCACTATTACGAATCGATGATCGCCGACAGTTTGCCCGCTTTGATCGAGCAAACGATGAATGACGACGATATCGCCGAATTGGAACCCGACCAAGTGCAATGCTTCGGGATCTTGTTGCTCCGCGACATGTTTCGGCGTTTCCACAAGCGTTTGCGTCCCGACGTTGCCGATGCCGGCTGGGTCGATCCGATGTTTCAAGCGATTGCCGCAAAACACGACCTCCCGTCCGAGGCACTCGTCGATGATGGCAAACCTTACGATGTGAAAGACCCCAATGCGCCATGGGCCGGATCGCTCGGGGCGCTGATGGGCCTGCCGGGCAGCGCCTTGGTGCGTGCCCAAGGTAAAGCGTTGCAAGCGGTGCAAAAGCAGACCGCTGCGGCGAAGCCGGAACCTAAAGCCGCGGCGCCCCTGATGCCAGCCGCTGCGGTAATGGACGATCCAGAAGAAGTCGAATATCGCCGGGGAGGATTCTTCAGCTCCGCTCCCCCTTGGATGGTCAGTAGTCTCGTCCACGGACTGGTCTTGCTGATGCTTGCCTTGGTCACCTTGGATCCGGTGCAAATCGCAAAGAATGTGCTCACCGTCACCCCGACCAACGAAGAGGGGCAAGAGATGGAAGAGTTTTCGCTGGAGCAAATCGAGCCCGATTCGCTCGAGCAAGAAATGCTCGAAGAACCTGTCGTCACGCCGCCGACGACGGTCCAAGCTGTCGAGGCGATCGAAGTCGAATCGCCGGATGCCGTGCTGATGGTCGGAACCGAAATGCCCGACATGATCGACGCGATCGCGCCGATGGAATCGTTGACCCAATCGCTGACCCAGGCGATGAACGCGACCACCGAATTTTCTGCCCGCAGCACCGACATGAAAAAGGAACTGCTGAAGAAATACGGCGGCAGCGAAGCGACCGAAGCGGCTGTCACCAAGGCGCTCGAATGGTTCCAACGGCATCAATTGCCCAATGGGGCGTGGAACCTGCACCACAACATCGCTTGCGGTAACAAATGCGGAAATCCCGGCGATGAAAAAGCCAAAGACAGCTTCAATGGCGCTACCGCCTTGGCGATCCTGCCGTTCCTGGGGGCCGGGCAAACCCACCGCCAAGGCAAATACAAAAGTGTCGTCCAACGCGGTCTGATGTTCCTCGCGGGGAACATGAAGGTCAAAAACCAAGGGGGCCTGATCACAGGCGATTGTCGTGATGGCGCGGGCAACATGTATTCGCACGGGTTGTGTGCGATCGTGCTTTGTGAAGCCTATGCGATGACCAAAGATCCGGCGTTGGCCAAACCCGCGCAAGCGGCTCTTAACTTTATCGCCATGTCGCAGCACAAAACCGGCGGTGGATGGCGTTACGCCCCCGGACAAGAAGGGGACACTTCGGTCGTGGGATGGATGGTGATGGCGCTGAAGAGTGGCCATATGGGGCATTTGGTCATCCCACCCAACACGGTCCGCGGTGCTTCGCTGTTCTTGGATCGTGTCTCCGCCGACGATGGCGTTTACTATGGCTACACATCGCCGGCGAAGAAGCCTTCGACGACTGCGGTAGGACTGCTTTGCCGGATGTATCTGGGCTGGGACAAAGAGAACCCGTCGTTGAAAAAAGGAGTCGATTATCTAGCGAAAATCGGACTCAACAAGAACGATGCCTATCACAACTACTATTCCGCTCAAGTCCTTCGCCAATTCGGCGGCCCCCAGTGGGAAGCGTACAACAAGGACATGAGTAAATGGATCGTCGATACTCAGGAATCGACAGGTCACGCGGCGGGCAGCTGGCACTTCAATAGCGGCCACACCGGCGGCCGGGGTGGACGTTTGGCGATCACTTCGCTGTGCACGATGACCTTAGAAGTCTATTACCGTCACCTGCCGTTGTATGCCGACAAAGCAGCGGAAGACGATTTCCCGCTGTAA
- a CDS encoding inositol monophosphatase family protein, translated as MSDLDREQIMEVARQAAVAAGDVLRRYYETGVQIRSKADATGGQHNLVSDADLESEQTIASVIRAAYPDHELLGEEELSGAIEAEHLWVIDPLDGTNNFAHSIPHFAISIAYCYRGQPQVGIVYNPIREDWFTAIAGAGAWSNDRRLSVSSEESLGQAMLACGFHYDRGKLMQATLDAIGELFSQHQIHGIRRMGAAALDLCGVAAGQFGGFFEYFLSPWDFAAGKLIVEEAGGTITTSRGEPLGLQAGGVIVTNGKLHPKLSEIVQRHQPAGF; from the coding sequence ATGAGCGATTTGGATCGAGAGCAGATCATGGAAGTCGCACGCCAGGCCGCGGTTGCCGCCGGCGACGTGCTGCGCCGCTATTACGAAACCGGCGTGCAGATCCGCAGTAAAGCCGACGCAACCGGAGGCCAACACAACCTCGTCTCCGACGCCGATCTCGAATCGGAACAGACGATTGCGAGCGTGATACGAGCGGCGTATCCCGATCACGAGCTGTTGGGAGAAGAGGAGCTTTCGGGAGCGATCGAAGCGGAGCATCTGTGGGTGATCGATCCCTTGGACGGGACAAACAACTTCGCCCACAGCATTCCCCATTTTGCGATCTCGATCGCCTACTGTTATCGCGGCCAGCCGCAGGTCGGCATCGTCTACAACCCGATTCGCGAGGATTGGTTCACGGCGATCGCGGGGGCTGGGGCGTGGAGCAACGATCGCCGGTTGAGCGTTTCGAGCGAAGAGTCGCTGGGGCAAGCGATGCTGGCGTGCGGGTTCCATTACGATCGCGGCAAGTTGATGCAGGCGACCCTCGATGCGATCGGCGAACTGTTCTCGCAACATCAGATTCACGGAATCCGCCGGATGGGCGCCGCGGCGCTCGACCTGTGTGGCGTCGCAGCGGGGCAGTTCGGCGGCTTTTTTGAATACTTCCTCTCGCCGTGGGACTTCGCCGCCGGGAAGCTGATCGTCGAAGAGGCGGGGGGAACGATAACAACATCGCGAGGCGAACCGCTGGGGCTGCAGGCCGGCGGCGTGATCGTGACCAATGGCAAACTGCACCCGAAGCTCTCCGAGATCGTCCAACGTCACCAACCCGCTGGATTTTAA
- the aroB gene encoding 3-dehydroquinate synthase, with the protein MVLPNVPDRLEVPLPDAPYPILIGSDWLADLVSSIADRMPDLSHAIIIHDAAVAQPWAATIQQALQASYRTDMISVPSGEPSKCVEQLQRLWIGLLEAKTDRKSAIIAVGGGVVGDLAGMVAATFMRGIRFVQVPTTLLAQVDSSVGGKTGINLPGAKNMVGSFWQPQLVAIDIATLGTLAPREFISGLAEVAKYGVICDAEFFAWLQQNHEAIHARDAAALKHAIRTSCQAKADVVLADERETTGCRATLNYGHTFGHAIEALAGYGHFLHGEAIAIGMQMAADLARRMRRVDDAFCEQQTELFTSLQLPITWSEADPDAMLGAMFSDKKTEHGKLRFILPTKIGHVELVDDVPEDLVRQAITACSK; encoded by the coding sequence ATGGTTTTGCCAAACGTTCCTGACCGCTTGGAAGTCCCGCTGCCCGACGCTCCGTACCCGATTCTGATCGGCAGCGATTGGTTGGCCGACCTCGTTTCGTCGATCGCCGATCGGATGCCCGATCTGTCGCATGCGATCATTATTCACGATGCGGCTGTCGCCCAGCCATGGGCCGCGACAATTCAGCAAGCGTTGCAGGCCAGCTATCGGACCGACATGATTTCGGTCCCGTCGGGCGAACCGAGCAAGTGTGTCGAACAGCTGCAGCGGTTGTGGATTGGGCTGCTGGAAGCCAAGACCGATCGCAAAAGCGCGATCATCGCCGTCGGCGGAGGCGTTGTGGGGGATCTCGCCGGGATGGTGGCGGCGACCTTCATGCGTGGGATCCGGTTTGTCCAAGTCCCGACAACATTGTTGGCTCAGGTCGATAGTAGCGTCGGCGGCAAGACGGGGATCAATCTGCCCGGCGCCAAAAATATGGTCGGCTCGTTTTGGCAGCCCCAGTTGGTTGCGATCGATATCGCGACGCTGGGGACTTTGGCTCCGCGGGAGTTCATCAGCGGACTGGCTGAAGTGGCAAAGTACGGCGTGATCTGCGATGCCGAATTTTTTGCTTGGTTGCAACAGAATCACGAAGCGATCCACGCCCGCGATGCCGCGGCGCTGAAGCATGCGATCCGAACCAGTTGTCAAGCGAAGGCCGACGTCGTTTTGGCCGACGAACGCGAAACGACAGGCTGCCGCGCGACGTTGAACTATGGGCATACGTTTGGTCACGCGATCGAAGCGCTCGCCGGATACGGACACTTCCTGCACGGCGAAGCGATCGCGATCGGGATGCAGATGGCTGCCGATCTTGCACGCCGCATGAGACGTGTCGACGATGCGTTTTGTGAACAGCAGACCGAACTGTTCACCTCGCTGCAGTTGCCGATCACTTGGTCCGAAGCCGATCCCGATGCGATGTTGGGAGCGATGTTCAGCGATAAGAAGACCGAACACGGCAAGCTGCGTTTTATCTTGCCAACAAAAATTGGACATGTCGAATTGGTCGACGATGTTCCCGAAGACTTGGTCCGCCAAGCGATCACCGCCTGCAGCAAATAG
- a CDS encoding ATP-binding protein, producing MAKKAAQPKKKTNNDDRMLRRPAEDLFAEEIDALIKNDQHPCPNGWRMSARSVLTYICGGKAGNTPITPKYVGNRRLVEIAISTLVTDRALLLIGEPGTAKSWLSEHLAAAINGDSTKVVQGTAGTTEEQIRYTWNYAMLIAHGPSPEALIKSPVFRAMESGQLARFEEITRCASEVQDAMISLLSEKRISVPELATEVAAEKGFSVIATANTRDRGVNDMSAALKRRFNLVVLPSPSDLETEIDIVTGRVAQLASNLDLQAELPTPDAVEKVCTIFRELRSGETLDGKNKLKSPSGVLSTAEAISLLCNSMALAGSFGNGSVTAEDIAAGLQGSVVKDDDKDHLVWSEYLKNVMKKRGSQWRPLFDACSDHNS from the coding sequence ATGGCAAAAAAAGCAGCCCAACCGAAGAAGAAAACGAACAACGACGACCGGATGCTGCGGCGTCCGGCCGAAGATTTGTTTGCCGAAGAGATCGATGCGCTGATCAAAAACGATCAGCATCCATGCCCCAACGGCTGGCGAATGTCCGCCCGCAGCGTGCTCACCTACATCTGCGGCGGCAAAGCGGGCAACACGCCGATCACTCCCAAATACGTCGGCAACCGACGCCTTGTCGAGATCGCGATCTCGACGCTGGTCACCGATCGGGCGCTGCTGTTGATCGGCGAACCGGGAACCGCGAAAAGCTGGCTCAGCGAACATCTGGCCGCGGCGATCAACGGCGATTCAACGAAAGTTGTCCAAGGGACCGCGGGGACAACGGAAGAACAGATCCGCTACACCTGGAACTACGCGATGCTGATCGCTCACGGTCCCAGCCCCGAAGCATTGATCAAGAGTCCCGTCTTTCGCGCGATGGAGTCGGGGCAACTTGCCCGTTTCGAAGAGATCACGCGATGCGCGTCGGAAGTCCAAGACGCGATGATCTCGCTGCTGTCGGAAAAGCGGATCAGCGTTCCCGAACTGGCGACCGAAGTCGCTGCCGAAAAAGGGTTCTCGGTGATCGCGACGGCCAACACCCGCGACCGCGGCGTCAACGACATGTCGGCAGCTCTGAAACGCCGCTTCAATCTCGTCGTCCTGCCCAGTCCATCGGATCTGGAAACGGAGATCGACATCGTCACCGGCCGCGTTGCCCAACTGGCATCGAACCTCGACTTGCAAGCGGAACTACCGACGCCCGATGCCGTCGAAAAGGTCTGCACCATCTTCCGCGAACTGCGATCGGGCGAAACGCTCGACGGCAAGAACAAACTCAAAAGCCCCTCCGGCGTCCTCTCCACCGCCGAAGCGATCTCCTTGCTGTGCAACAGCATGGCCCTCGCGGGCAGCTTCGGAAACGGCAGCGTCACCGCCGAAGATATCGCAGCGGGCCTGCAGGGCTCGGTCGTCAAAGACGACGACAAAGATCACTTGGTCTGGTCGGAATACCTGAAGAACGTGATGAAGAAACGTGGCTCCCAGTGGCGACCACTCTTCGACGCCTGCTCCGACCATAATTCTTGA
- a CDS encoding beta-ketoacyl-ACP synthase III, with protein sequence MSQITESSTAATRPVSSRGSAPLTQTGGRSRLGQALGVRVASTGSYAPSEIVTNDDLASLGCDSEWIIKRTGIRERRKARPDEATSDMAYEAATRCLKDAGVDASEVDMILVATMTPDHPTPSAACHLQRRLGAIAPAMDVNAACAGFMYALVTGSQFVAAGNAKKVLVVGADLMSRTINPHDPKTYPLFGDGAGAVLLVPDKPEGAGLLKYTLGSEGCGGKMLCIPAGGSRTPLVPDAFNEGRHYLWMDGRAVFKWAVRVVAESSIDVLNELGMGPDDLNLIILHQANQRIIDSAVSDLGVHRESVFVNVDRYGNTSAASIPLALDEAVRAGKIERGQHALLCGFGAGLAWGTAVLRW encoded by the coding sequence ATGTCACAGATTACCGAATCTTCTACCGCTGCAACCCGCCCCGTATCGAGTCGCGGTTCTGCGCCGCTAACCCAAACAGGAGGCCGCAGCCGACTTGGGCAAGCTCTGGGAGTTCGCGTTGCCTCGACCGGCTCGTATGCGCCCAGCGAAATTGTCACGAACGACGATCTTGCCAGTCTTGGTTGCGACAGCGAATGGATCATCAAACGCACCGGTATTCGCGAGCGGCGCAAAGCGCGGCCCGATGAAGCGACCAGCGACATGGCGTACGAAGCCGCCACGCGGTGCTTGAAAGATGCCGGTGTCGACGCGTCGGAGGTCGACATGATCTTGGTCGCGACGATGACTCCCGATCATCCCACGCCTTCGGCCGCATGTCATTTGCAACGGCGGTTGGGAGCGATTGCTCCGGCGATGGATGTCAACGCGGCCTGTGCGGGATTCATGTACGCTTTGGTGACGGGATCACAATTTGTTGCTGCGGGCAATGCCAAGAAAGTGCTGGTGGTGGGGGCCGACCTGATGAGCCGCACGATCAACCCGCACGACCCGAAGACCTACCCTTTGTTCGGTGACGGAGCTGGGGCGGTGTTATTGGTTCCCGATAAGCCCGAAGGGGCGGGGCTGTTGAAATACACATTGGGCAGCGAAGGCTGCGGCGGCAAGATGTTGTGCATTCCCGCTGGCGGATCGCGAACCCCGTTGGTCCCCGATGCCTTCAACGAGGGGCGGCATTATCTGTGGATGGACGGCCGGGCGGTCTTCAAGTGGGCGGTACGCGTGGTCGCGGAAAGTTCGATCGATGTCCTGAACGAACTGGGAATGGGGCCCGATGATTTGAATTTGATCATCCTGCACCAAGCGAATCAACGGATCATCGATTCGGCCGTTTCCGATCTCGGCGTGCATCGCGAGAGCGTTTTTGTGAACGTCGATCGCTATGGCAACACCAGTGCGGCAAGCATTCCGCTGGCGTTGGATGAAGCGGTGCGTGCGGGCAAGATCGAGCGTGGGCAACATGCCCTGCTGTGTGGTTTTGGCGCCGGGCTTGCCTGGGGCACCGCGGTGCTTCGCTGGTAG
- a CDS encoding OsmC family protein has protein sequence MVEIQVEYQGGLRCQAVHGPSGCQLSTDAPVDNQGRGESFSPTDLVATALGTCVSTIMGIYADRHDLNLTGMKVRIEKHMSADLPRRIMRLPVEIRLPITLDERHRTAIEAAARLCPVHQSLRADIEAPLVFIYPE, from the coding sequence GTGGTCGAGATTCAAGTGGAATACCAAGGCGGGCTAAGATGCCAAGCGGTTCACGGCCCCAGCGGCTGCCAGCTGTCGACCGATGCCCCGGTCGACAACCAAGGGCGTGGCGAGTCGTTTTCACCCACCGATCTAGTGGCCACTGCGTTAGGCACTTGTGTTAGCACGATCATGGGCATCTATGCCGATCGCCACGATTTGAATCTCACGGGAATGAAGGTTCGCATTGAAAAACACATGTCGGCCGACCTACCACGGCGAATCATGCGGCTGCCGGTAGAAATTCGTCTCCCCATCACGCTGGACGAACGCCATCGCACGGCGATCGAAGCAGCTGCGAGGCTCTGTCCCGTGCACCAAAGCTTGCGTGCCGACATCGAAGCGCCGCTGGTATTTATCTACCCGGAATAA